A genomic window from Desulfobacterales bacterium includes:
- the glpX gene encoding class II fructose-bisphosphatase, with product MEIPQHNFALDLVRVTEAAALASGRWLGKGDKESGDAAAVNAMRLSFSVIQFDGTVIIGEGEKDKAPMLFNGEKLGTGQGMKMDVAVDPVEGTRLLAYGRPNAISVVGVAPAGSMFDPGHSFYMKKLVVPASARDAVDIDAPVGDNLKHIARKLGKDVDDLVVFVLDKPRHQQLISEIRKAGARIQLHTDGDVAGALMAVDPCCSVDAMIGTGGTPEGVLAACAIRALGGELFARLDPQLPEELEALRKAGRDLRQVYTAKDLVNSEEVLFAATGISGGKFLSGVRYTGTGAVTHSLVIRGKTGTVRYIEAHHNWEKLMRFSAVKYD from the coding sequence ATGGAAATACCTCAACATAATTTTGCACTGGATCTGGTCCGGGTTACCGAAGCAGCGGCGCTGGCATCGGGCCGGTGGCTCGGCAAGGGGGATAAAGAATCCGGGGATGCGGCTGCCGTCAATGCCATGCGGCTGTCATTCAGCGTCATACAGTTCGATGGTACCGTCATTATCGGTGAAGGAGAAAAAGACAAGGCCCCGATGCTGTTCAACGGGGAGAAACTCGGGACTGGCCAGGGCATGAAAATGGATGTGGCCGTTGATCCGGTAGAAGGAACCCGCCTGCTGGCATATGGCCGGCCCAATGCCATTTCCGTGGTGGGGGTGGCACCGGCCGGAAGCATGTTCGATCCGGGGCACAGCTTTTATATGAAAAAACTGGTTGTCCCGGCTTCGGCCAGAGATGCCGTGGATATCGATGCCCCGGTTGGGGATAATTTAAAACACATCGCCCGGAAACTTGGCAAAGACGTGGATGACCTGGTGGTATTTGTACTGGATAAGCCCCGGCACCAGCAGCTGATTTCAGAGATCCGGAAGGCCGGTGCCCGGATTCAGCTTCACACGGACGGTGATGTGGCCGGCGCCCTGATGGCTGTTGATCCCTGCTGCTCAGTGGATGCGATGATCGGTACCGGAGGCACGCCCGAAGGGGTGCTGGCCGCCTGCGCCATCCGGGCACTGGGTGGGGAGCTGTTTGCGCGGCTGGATCCCCAGCTGCCGGAAGAACTCGAAGCGCTCCGGAAAGCGGGGAGGGATCTGCGTCAGGTGTACACGGCAAAGGATCTGGTCAACAGCGAAGAGGTCCTTTTCGCGGCAACCGGGATATCCGGAGGTAAATTTTTGTCAGGGGTTCGGTATACGGGTACCGGCGCCGTTACCCATTCTTTGGTGATCCGGGGGAAAACCGGCACGGTCCGGTATATCGAAGCCCACCATAACTGGGAAAAACTGATGCGGTTCAGTGCGGTCAAATATGATTAG
- a CDS encoding ABC-ATPase domain-containing protein, with the protein MKTDSALRELLSAIDGRGYKAYRQIEGRYQFAGYELVIAHVQGDPYAAASRIHVRVPRSASGFLPDTTSSRSRRVALCDFLTRKFYDSCRKLSRGSRGIGKGGLITIDRPVQEVLERNSMTIDDRYVEARFFMGLPAFGRKIAGSDARVMFFEELPRIVQSSLFMAPVDPGELYRHIFAAEDADALRDRLESLRLTAFVADGALLPRSSGIDPGPMNKDEVILFKSPDRFRVAVDLPNSGTVTGMGIPEGVTLIVGGGYHGKSTLLNALELGVYNHLPGDGRERVVTVAGAVKIRAADGRRIEKTDISAFIGNLPFGKSTDAFSTDNASGSTSQAANICEALEMGARVLLLDEDTSATNFMIRDHRMQMLVTREKEPITPFIDRVRQLYEQKGVSTVLVMGGCGDYFGVADHVIQMTDYLPADVTRAAKDIARDCVTGRMEEGGPYFGPVTERMPDSESVNPFRNDARIKISAAGCRHIRFGRQEIDLWDMEQIVDEAQTRAIAHAMCYATRYMDGKNSLKAVVDRVVRDLDQNGLDILTPYITGDLARFRSFELAGAINRLRSLKMEQLVAD; encoded by the coding sequence ATGAAAACCGATTCGGCATTGAGGGAACTATTATCCGCAATAGACGGCAGGGGATATAAGGCCTACAGACAGATAGAAGGCAGATATCAGTTTGCCGGCTATGAGCTGGTCATCGCCCATGTGCAGGGGGATCCCTACGCGGCCGCCAGCCGGATTCATGTCCGGGTGCCGAGAAGCGCCTCGGGCTTTTTGCCCGATACCACCTCGAGCCGGAGCCGGAGGGTCGCACTGTGCGATTTTTTGACCCGGAAATTTTACGACAGCTGCCGGAAGCTGTCCCGCGGCAGCCGGGGAATCGGCAAAGGCGGGTTGATCACCATCGACCGGCCGGTCCAGGAGGTGCTTGAGCGAAATTCCATGACCATCGATGACCGATATGTTGAAGCCCGGTTTTTTATGGGCCTTCCGGCATTCGGGAGAAAAATTGCCGGCAGCGATGCCCGGGTCATGTTTTTTGAGGAGCTGCCCCGCATCGTTCAATCGTCCCTGTTTATGGCGCCGGTCGATCCGGGGGAACTTTACCGGCATATTTTTGCCGCAGAAGATGCCGATGCGTTGAGAGACCGGCTCGAATCGCTTCGTCTGACCGCTTTTGTGGCCGATGGCGCGCTGTTGCCCCGTAGCAGTGGAATCGATCCGGGTCCCATGAATAAGGATGAGGTGATTTTATTTAAATCTCCGGACCGGTTCAGGGTCGCCGTTGATCTTCCCAATTCGGGAACGGTGACAGGCATGGGAATTCCCGAAGGCGTGACCCTGATCGTGGGCGGGGGATATCACGGCAAATCCACGCTGCTCAACGCTTTGGAACTCGGGGTGTATAACCATCTTCCCGGTGACGGCAGAGAGCGGGTGGTTACCGTGGCCGGTGCCGTCAAAATCCGTGCCGCAGATGGCCGGCGGATCGAAAAAACCGATATTTCTGCCTTTATCGGAAACCTTCCCTTTGGCAAGTCAACCGATGCCTTTTCAACCGACAATGCCAGCGGCAGCACATCCCAGGCGGCCAATATCTGCGAAGCGCTTGAAATGGGGGCCAGGGTGCTCCTGCTGGATGAAGATACGTCAGCTACCAATTTCATGATTCGGGATCACCGGATGCAGATGCTGGTAACCCGGGAGAAAGAGCCGATTACTCCGTTTATTGACCGGGTCCGGCAGCTTTATGAACAAAAAGGGGTGTCAACCGTTCTGGTCATGGGCGGATGCGGGGATTATTTCGGGGTTGCCGATCATGTTATTCAGATGACGGACTATCTGCCCGCTGATGTCACCCGGGCCGCAAAAGACATTGCCAGAGACTGCGTTACGGGTCGAATGGAAGAAGGCGGGCCGTATTTTGGCCCGGTAACGGAGCGCATGCCGGATTCCGAAAGCGTCAATCCGTTCAGAAATGATGCCAGAATAAAAATTTCCGCCGCAGGATGCCGCCATATCCGTTTCGGGCGTCAGGAGATAGACCTGTGGGATATGGAGCAGATCGTCGATGAGGCCCAGACCCGGGCGATCGCCCATGCCATGTGTTATGCCACCCGGTACATGGACGGGAAAAATTCCCTGAAAGCAGTTGTTGACCGTGTCGTCAGGGATCTGGATCAGAACGGACTGGATATCCTGACTCCGTATATCACCGGAGATCTGGCGCGCTTCAGGTCCTTTGAACTGGCAGGGGCCATCAACCGGTTGAGATCTCTTAAGATGGAGCAGTTGGTTGCAGACTGA